The genomic DNA TGCCCGCCCTCGGCGCGCACAGCGACACCTTCGTGCCCGACACGGTCGCCGACGAGCGCTTCGCCTACTACCTCGGCATCAACCACGTCCTCGGCCTGATCGGCGCCTTCGGCTCGCAGCGGCTCGCCGACGAGCAACTGCTGCTCGCCGCGCTGCGCCGGTTCCTGGCCGGCCCCCGGGCCGCCGCCACCGGCTCCACGCTGCCCGCCCACCTGCTGCAGGCACCCACCCTGCGCTGCAAGGCCAACCTGCTCACCCGGCTGCACGGCCTGGACGAACTGGTCGGCCCGGTGGAGACGCAGTCGGTCTACGTGGCCCTCGACAACCCGGTGGCCGGGGCGTGACCCCCGGCGGCGCGGCGGTGACCGTCCCCACCGCCGCCGGGGAGTTCCGGCTCCGCCCGGTCACCCTGCCCGGCGACCTCGACCTGCTCACCGGCTGGATGAACGACCCCGCCGTGGACGCCTGGTGGGAGCTGGCCGGGCCGCCCGGGACCACCGAGCGCCACCTGCGCGCCCAACTCGACAGCGACGGCCGCAGCATCCCGTACCTGGGCCTGCTCGACGGCGTCCCCACCGGCTACTTCGAGCTCTACCGGGCCGACCTCGACCCGCTCGCCGCGCACTACCCGGCCCGCCCGCACGACATCGGCGTCCACCTGCTGCTCGGCCCGCCCACCGCCCGCGGCCGGGGCCTGGGCAGCCTGCTGCTCGGCGCGCTGGCCGGCCTGGTCCTCGACCAGCGCCCCGAATGCACCCGGGTGGTCGCCGAACCGGATCTGCGCAACACACCCTCGCTACGGGCCTTCCGCAACGCCGGGTTCACCCGGACCGCCGAGCTCGACCTGCCCGCCAAACGCGCCGCCCTGATGGTCCGGCCGCGCGCACCGCACGAGTCCTAGGACGAGATGGATCTCCCGCAGCCCGAACCGTACGACCTGATCGGCGTCGGCATCGGCCCTTTCAACCTGTCCCTGGCCGCCCTCGCCGACCGCGCCGACGGCGTCGACGCCCTCTTCCTCGACGCCAGACCGGAGTTCCGCTGGCACCCCGGCATGCTGGTGGACGGCGCCCGGATGCAGGTGCCCTTCCTCGCCGACCTGGTCTCGCTGGTCGACCCGACCAACCCGTGGTCCTTCCTCAACTACCTGCGCCACCAGGAACGGCTGCTCCCGTTCTACTTCGCCGAGCGCTTCCAGCTGCCCCGCCGCGAGTACGAGCACTACTGCCGCTGGGCCGCCGACCGGCTGCCCAACTGCCGCTTCGGCCGACCGGTGGCCGCGCTGCACTGGGACGCCGAGGAGGAGCTGTTCCGGGTGGTGACCGGCGGCCCGGCGGCCGAGGAGCACCGGGCCCGCAACGTGGTGCTCGGCGTCGGCACCGAACCCGTCCACCCCGAGGCCTTCGCCCCGCTGCGCGCCCACCCCGCCGTCTGGCACTCCGCCGAGTACCTGCACCGCCGCGACACCCTGGCCGGTGCCCGGGACATCACCGTGGTCGGGTCCGGACAGTCCGGCGCCGAGGTCTTCCTCGACCTGCTGCGGCTGCGCGCCGGCGACGGCACCCGGCTGCGCTGGCTCACCCGCACCCGGGCGCTCGCCCCGATGGAGTACTCCAAGCTCGGCCTGGAGCAGTTCACCCCCGACTACACCCGGTACTTCCACGGCCTGCCCGCCGACACCCGGGACGCCCTGGTCCCCGCCCAGTGGCAGCTGCACAAGGCCGCCAGCGCCGAGACCCTCGCCGAGATCCACGACCACCTGTACGAACGGACCGTCGGCCGCCCGCTCGACGCCGACCCGGTCGAGATCCTGCCCGGCACCGCCGTCACCGAGGCCGCCGCCGGACCGTGCGGCGGCCTCGAACTGCACTGCCGGCACGTCGACTCCGGGCGGCGGCACCTGGTGCGCACCGACGCCGTCGTCCTCGCCACCGGCTACCGGGCCGTCCGCCCGGCCCTGCTCGACCCGGTCGCCGACCTGGTCGACTGGGACGAGCACGGCCGCTACCGGGTCGACCTGGACCACCGGGTCGCCCTGCGGCCCGGCGTCACCGGCGGTCTGTACGTGCAGAACGCCGAGCTGCACACTCACGGTGTCGGCACCCCGGACCTCGGCCTGGGCGCCCACCGCGCCGCCGTGATCCTCAACGCCGTCGCCGGCAAGCCGCTCCACCCGCTGCCCCTCCGCACCGCCTGGACCACCTTCGCCCCGCCCGCGTCCGTTCCGCCGGTGCTCCCCAGACCCCAGGAAGGCCACGTCCGTGCCGCAGCAGCACCCCGCTGAACCCGCGCTCCACCTGCCCGCCCAGCTGACCGCGGAGCACTGGGGCCGGGCACGGCGGGCGCTGCTCGCCAAGATGCTCGGCGAGTTCGCCTACGAGGAGCTGATCGAACCGGTCCCGGACGGGGACGGCTGGCTGGTCGAACTCCCCGGCGCCGCCTACCGGTTCCGGGCCGACCGCGGCGCGTACGGCAGCTGGCGGGTCGACCCCGGGTCGCTGGACGGGGACGCGGACCCGCTGCGCTTCCCGCAGCACGCCGCGCAGCCGCTCGGCCTCGGCGGCGACACCGTCGGCCACCTGGTCCGCGAGCTGACCGCCACCCTGATCGCCGACGCCCACCACGACGCCACCGCGCTGACCGCCGCGGAACTCGCCGACCTCGACCACGTCGCCCTGGAGGGCCGGCAGACCGGCCACCCGTGGATCGTCCCCAACAAGGGCCGGCTCGGCTTCTCCGCCCGCGACTGGGCCGCCTGGGCCCCCGAGGCCCGCGTCCCGCAGCGGCTGCCCTGGCTGGCCGTGCACCGCCGGCTCGCCGAGTTCCGCGGCGACCCCGGCCTGTACGAGCGCGAGCTGGAACCCGCCTTCCGCGACCAGCTCGGCGAGGACTACCTGCTGCTGCCCGTCCACCCCTGGCAGTGGGACGAGACCGTGGTCGGCCTGTTCGCCCCCTGGATCGCCAGCGGCGAGATCGTCCCGCTGCCCAGCGACGGCGACCTGCGGCTGCCCCAGCAGTCCATCCGCAGCTTCTTCAACCTCTCCCGGCCCGACCGGTGCACCGTGAAGCTGCCGCTGTCCATCCTCAACACCCTGGTCTGGCGCGGCCTCCCGGTCGAACGCACGCTCGCCGCGCCCGCCGTCACCGCCTGGATCCACGGCCTGCGCGACCGCGACGCCTTCCTGCGCGACGAGTGCCGGGTCGTGCTGCTCGGCGAGATCGCCTCGGTCACCGTCGACCACCCGATCTACCGCGACCTGCCCGAGGCGCCCTACCAGTACAAGGAACTGCTCGGCGCGATCTGGCGCGAACCGCTCGGCGCCCACCTCGAACCCGGCGAGCGCGGCCGGACCCTCGCCGCCCTGCTGCAGACCGGCTCCGACGGCCGGGCCCTGGTCACCGAACTGGTCGCCCGCTCCGGCCTGGCGCCCCGGGCGTGGCTGAAGCGGCTGTTCTCCGCGATGCTGCCGCCGCTGCTGCACTTCCTGTACCGCTACGGCACCGTCTTCTCCCCGCACGGCGAGAACGCCATCGTGCTGTTCGACGACCGGGACGTCCCGGTGCGGCTGGCCGTCAAGGACTTCGTCGACGACGTCAACATCAGCGACCAGCCGCTGCCCGAACTCGCCGACCTGCCGGCCGAGGTCGACGCCGTACTGCTGCGCGAAGGCCCGGACTTCCTCTGCCAGTTCATCCACTCCGGGCTGTTCATCGGCGTCTACCGCTACCTCGCGCCGCTGGTCGAGGCCCAGCTGGACGTCCCGGAGGCGGAGTTCTGGGAGCTGGTCCGCGAGGAGGTCCTCGCCCACCAGCTGCGCTTCCCCGAGCTCGCCGAGCGCTTCGAGCTCTTCGACCTGCTCGCCCCCCCGGATCGAGCGGCTCTGCCTCAACCGCAACCGGCTGCTCCTCGACGGCTACCGCGACCGCCCGCACCGCCCGCACGCCGCCGTGCACGGCTCGGTCGACAACCCGCTGCACCCGCACGCCGAGCTGCCCACCCAGCGGCACGGGATTGTCACCCCCGCGCCGTAGGGTGGGAGTGCCATGACGAACGACTCCGCATCCCCGCCGCCGGACGACGACGCACCCGCCGCCGTACCCGCCTCGCGCATCCCAGAGCTGCTGCACGCCGCCGTCACCGCCGTCGGCGGCGTGGAGCGACCCGGCCAGATCACCATGGCCGAGGCGGTCGCCGCCGCCGTCGACAACGACGAGCACCTCCTCGTCCAGGCCGGCACCGGCACCGGCAAGTCACTCGCCTACCTGGTGCCCGCCCTCGCCCACGGCGACCGCGTGGTGGTCGCCACCGCGACCCTCGCCCTGCAGCGCCAGCTCGTCGAGCGCGACCTGCCGCGCACCGTCGACGCCCTGCACCCCGTGCTGCGCCGCCGGCCGCTCTACGCCATGCTCAAGGGCCGCTCCAACTACCTGTGCCTGCACCGGGCCAACGAGGGCACCCCGAGCGACGAGGGCGAGGGCCTGTTCGACCCGGTCGAGGTGATGGGCGGCCCCACCGGCAAGCTCGGCCAGGACGTGCTGCGGCTGCGCGACTGGGCCGACGAGACCGAGACCGGCGACCGCGACGACCTCTCGCCCGGCGTCTCCGACAAGGCCTGGGCCCAGCTCGCCGTCACCTCCAAGGAGTGCCTCGGCGCGTCGCGCTGCGCGTACGGCCAGGAGTGCTTCGCCGAGAAGGCCCGTGAGAAGGCCAAGCTCGCCGACGTGGTGGTCACCAACCACGCGATGCTGGCGATCGACGCCATCGAGGGCGCCCCGGTGCTCCCCGAGCACG from Kitasatospora terrestris includes the following:
- a CDS encoding GNAT family N-acetyltransferase yields the protein MQGQPAHPAARPGRTGRPGGDAVGLRGPRQPGGRGVTPGGAAVTVPTAAGEFRLRPVTLPGDLDLLTGWMNDPAVDAWWELAGPPGTTERHLRAQLDSDGRSIPYLGLLDGVPTGYFELYRADLDPLAAHYPARPHDIGVHLLLGPPTARGRGLGSLLLGALAGLVLDQRPECTRVVAEPDLRNTPSLRAFRNAGFTRTAELDLPAKRAALMVRPRAPHES
- a CDS encoding lysine N(6)-hydroxylase/L-ornithine N(5)-oxygenase family protein; the protein is MDLPQPEPYDLIGVGIGPFNLSLAALADRADGVDALFLDARPEFRWHPGMLVDGARMQVPFLADLVSLVDPTNPWSFLNYLRHQERLLPFYFAERFQLPRREYEHYCRWAADRLPNCRFGRPVAALHWDAEEELFRVVTGGPAAEEHRARNVVLGVGTEPVHPEAFAPLRAHPAVWHSAEYLHRRDTLAGARDITVVGSGQSGAEVFLDLLRLRAGDGTRLRWLTRTRALAPMEYSKLGLEQFTPDYTRYFHGLPADTRDALVPAQWQLHKAASAETLAEIHDHLYERTVGRPLDADPVEILPGTAVTEAAAGPCGGLELHCRHVDSGRRHLVRTDAVVLATGYRAVRPALLDPVADLVDWDEHGRYRVDLDHRVALRPGVTGGLYVQNAELHTHGVGTPDLGLGAHRAAVILNAVAGKPLHPLPLRTAWTTFAPPASVPPVLPRPQEGHVRAAAAPR